One genomic region from Polyangiaceae bacterium encodes:
- a CDS encoding 3' terminal RNA ribose 2'-O-methyltransferase Hen1, translated as MLLTISTTHQPASDLGFLLSKHPDKCQSFELNFGKAHVFYPESSDERCSASLLVDIDPVALVRGKNDASSGALGQYVNDRPYVASSFMSVAISQVFGSALNGKSRERPELAATAIELQAEIPVVPCRGGEELLRALFEPLGYVVEAERLQLDPKFPEWGGGKYFAVKLKGTVRLQELLSHLYVLLPVLDDSKHYYFSEDEISKLVAKGEGWLGQHPRREQIAKRYFKRKGTFARQALAQLVADEECDLDAVEEAGARGDRPREKAQP; from the coding sequence ATGCTCCTCACCATCTCCACCACCCACCAACCTGCCTCCGACTTGGGCTTCCTGCTGTCGAAGCACCCGGACAAGTGCCAGTCTTTCGAGCTGAACTTCGGCAAGGCGCACGTCTTCTACCCGGAGAGCTCGGACGAGCGGTGCTCGGCATCGCTTCTGGTCGACATCGACCCGGTGGCGCTCGTGCGCGGCAAGAACGACGCATCATCGGGCGCGCTGGGCCAGTACGTCAACGACCGCCCCTACGTGGCCTCTTCGTTCATGAGCGTGGCCATCTCGCAGGTGTTTGGCAGTGCACTGAACGGTAAGAGCCGCGAGCGGCCCGAACTCGCAGCGACGGCCATCGAGCTGCAGGCGGAGATCCCCGTTGTCCCCTGTCGTGGCGGCGAGGAGCTGCTGCGGGCGCTGTTCGAGCCGCTTGGCTACGTCGTGGAGGCTGAGCGCCTGCAGCTCGACCCGAAGTTCCCCGAATGGGGCGGAGGCAAGTACTTTGCCGTGAAGCTGAAGGGCACCGTACGTCTGCAAGAGCTGCTGTCGCACCTCTACGTCCTGCTGCCAGTTCTCGACGACTCCAAGCACTACTATTTCTCCGAGGACGAGATCTCGAAGCTCGTAGCCAAGGGCGAGGGCTGGCTGGGGCAGCACCCACGCCGCGAGCAGATCGCCAAGCGGTACTTCAAGCGCAAGGGCACCTTCGCCCGGCAGGCGCTCGCCCAGCTCGTTGCCGACGAGGAGTGCGACCTCGACGCGGTCGAGGAGGCCGGAGCGCGAGGAGACCGACCTCGAGAAAAAGCTCAGCCTTAA
- a CDS encoding polynucleotide kinase-phosphatase — protein sequence MTFQIPKLSLVVLVGVSGSGKSTFARKHFKPTEIISSDYCRGLVSDDENNQAATNDAFDVLHYIAGKRLVRGLLTVVDATNVQKEARKPLVALARQHHCIPVAIVLNMPTQLCVARNESRPDRNFGARVVAQQQSQLRGSIKTLKREGFRHVHVMSGPEEVESAVFERVPLWNDKRDQHGPFDIIGDVHGCFSELCTLLEKLGYAVNREVPSATPPNGRRAVFLGDLVDRGPATPAVLRLVMNMVRSGHALCVPGNHDVKLMRKLRGKNVQLKHGLQMSVDQLEPEPDELKTGIADFIDGLVSHYVLDDGNLVVAHAGMREALQGRGSGAVREFALYGETTGEVDEYGLPIRYNWAADYRGRAMVVYGHTPVPTAEWVNRTICIDTGCVFGGSLTALRYPEKELIEVEAEKMYFEPAKPLVSEQATADKREYHDLLDIEDVRGKRIVSTRIHHTVTIREQNSTAALELMGRYAVDPHWLVYLPPTMSPSETAAEGPLLEHPREAFDYFRRNGVGKVVCEEKHMGSRAVLVVCRDEEVAKRRFGATDGRAGIVHTRTGRPFFNDLSLENELLARVRDAATTAGLWSNLATDWLCLDAELMPWSAKAQELLRDQYAAVGCAAGKSLGAASAALAQARARLDGEQAELLASVQARIEQREQAAAGFIDAYRQYCWPVSSIDDIKLAPFHLLASEARVHTDQNHVWHMDTLAKLAEAEPVLMATPYKVIELADPASEQEGIAWWESLTGRGGEGMVVKPLDWIVRGKRGLIQPAIKCRGPEYLRIIYGPEYLLPENLERLRRRGTGTKRALALREFALGIEALHRFVENEPLYRVHECVFGVLALESEPVDPGGCDGGVVTKRIHADLGDLAFGSPMGSCSWGSRCGWWTRRPPGNGPARRS from the coding sequence ATGACCTTCCAGATCCCCAAGCTGTCGCTGGTCGTGCTGGTGGGCGTGTCGGGCTCCGGAAAGTCCACCTTCGCGCGGAAGCACTTCAAGCCGACGGAGATCATCTCGTCGGACTATTGCCGCGGGCTGGTTTCGGACGACGAGAACAACCAAGCGGCAACCAACGACGCTTTCGACGTGCTGCACTACATTGCGGGCAAGCGTCTGGTTCGCGGTCTGCTCACGGTCGTGGACGCGACCAACGTGCAGAAGGAGGCGCGCAAGCCGCTCGTGGCACTGGCGCGCCAGCACCACTGTATCCCGGTCGCCATCGTCCTGAACATGCCGACCCAGCTGTGCGTGGCGCGCAACGAGTCGCGCCCGGACCGCAACTTTGGCGCCCGCGTGGTCGCCCAGCAGCAGAGCCAGCTCCGCGGTTCGATCAAGACGCTCAAGCGCGAGGGCTTCCGGCACGTCCACGTCATGTCGGGCCCCGAAGAAGTCGAGTCGGCCGTCTTCGAGCGCGTGCCGCTTTGGAACGACAAGCGCGACCAGCACGGGCCGTTCGACATCATCGGCGACGTCCACGGCTGCTTCAGCGAGCTCTGCACCCTGCTGGAGAAGCTCGGATATGCCGTGAATCGCGAGGTGCCGAGCGCGACGCCACCAAACGGGCGGCGCGCCGTGTTCCTCGGCGATCTCGTTGACCGGGGCCCAGCCACGCCGGCTGTCCTGCGTCTGGTGATGAACATGGTTCGGTCTGGCCACGCCCTCTGTGTACCGGGCAATCACGACGTGAAGCTCATGCGCAAGCTGCGGGGCAAGAACGTGCAGCTCAAGCACGGGCTGCAGATGTCCGTCGACCAGCTCGAGCCCGAACCCGACGAGCTCAAGACCGGGATCGCCGACTTCATCGACGGACTCGTCAGCCACTACGTGCTGGACGACGGCAACCTGGTCGTGGCCCACGCGGGCATGCGCGAGGCGCTGCAGGGCCGCGGCTCGGGTGCGGTTCGCGAGTTTGCCCTGTATGGCGAAACCACCGGCGAGGTTGACGAGTACGGCCTGCCCATTCGCTACAATTGGGCGGCCGACTACCGCGGTCGGGCCATGGTCGTGTATGGCCACACGCCGGTGCCCACCGCGGAGTGGGTGAACCGCACGATCTGCATCGACACCGGCTGCGTCTTCGGCGGATCGCTCACCGCGCTCCGCTACCCGGAGAAGGAGCTCATCGAGGTCGAGGCCGAGAAGATGTACTTCGAGCCGGCCAAGCCCCTCGTGTCCGAGCAGGCCACCGCCGACAAGCGCGAGTACCACGATCTGCTCGACATCGAGGACGTGCGCGGCAAGCGCATCGTCAGCACGCGCATCCACCACACCGTGACCATCCGCGAGCAGAACTCCACGGCTGCGCTCGAGCTCATGGGGCGCTACGCGGTGGACCCGCACTGGCTCGTCTACCTGCCGCCGACCATGTCGCCCTCGGAAACGGCCGCTGAGGGGCCGCTCCTCGAGCACCCGCGCGAGGCGTTCGACTACTTCCGTCGCAACGGCGTGGGCAAGGTCGTGTGCGAAGAGAAGCACATGGGCTCGCGCGCGGTCCTCGTCGTGTGCCGCGACGAGGAAGTCGCCAAGCGTCGCTTCGGCGCCACCGACGGCCGCGCAGGCATCGTCCATACCCGCACGGGGCGCCCGTTCTTCAACGACCTGTCTCTGGAGAACGAGCTCCTGGCTCGCGTGCGCGACGCAGCAACCACTGCCGGCCTCTGGTCGAACCTGGCCACGGACTGGCTCTGCCTGGACGCCGAGCTGATGCCCTGGTCCGCCAAGGCCCAGGAGTTGCTGCGCGACCAGTACGCCGCCGTGGGTTGCGCGGCGGGGAAGTCCCTCGGTGCGGCCAGCGCCGCGCTCGCCCAGGCCCGGGCCCGGCTCGACGGTGAGCAGGCCGAACTGCTGGCGAGCGTGCAGGCCCGCATCGAGCAGCGGGAGCAGGCGGCTGCTGGCTTCATCGACGCTTACCGCCAGTACTGCTGGCCCGTCTCTTCAATCGACGACATCAAGCTGGCCCCCTTCCACCTGCTCGCCAGCGAGGCGAGGGTCCACACCGACCAGAACCACGTCTGGCACATGGACACCCTCGCCAAGCTCGCCGAAGCTGAGCCGGTGCTCATGGCAACGCCCTACAAGGTCATCGAGCTGGCTGACCCAGCGAGCGAGCAGGAGGGCATCGCCTGGTGGGAGTCGCTCACCGGACGGGGCGGCGAGGGCATGGTCGTGAAGCCCCTCGACTGGATCGTGCGCGGCAAGCGCGGCCTCATCCAGCCCGCCATCAAGTGCCGCGGCCCGGAGTACCTACGCATCATCTACGGCCCCGAGTACCTGCTCCCCGAGAACCTGGAGCGCCTCCGCCGCCGCGGCACGGGCACCAAGCGCGCTCTAGCCCTCCGCGAGTTCGCCCTCGGCATCGAGGCCCTCCACCGCTTCGTGGAAAACGAACCCCTGTACCGCGTCCACGAGTGCGTCTTCGGCGTGCTCGCGCTCGAGAGTGAGCCGGTGGACCCGGGAGGTTGTGATGGTGGGGTCGTGACGAAGCGGATACATGCTGACCTGGGTGACTTGGCTTTCGGCAGCCCCATGGGCAGTTGCTCATGGGGATCGCGCTGCGGTTGGTGGACGAGACGCCCACCGGGGAACGGACCGGCGAGACGGTCTTGA
- a CDS encoding methyltransferase domain-containing protein — protein sequence MLDLGCGEGKLLRALLGEKFVQRTVGVDVSYRALEIARRKLHLEDMAPRKRERIDLIQGSLTYRDARLSGFDAACLVEVIEHVDEPRLCALERTVFEFARPRMVIVTTPNVEYNVRFANLEAGRLRHRDHRFEWTRGEFEAWALGAAERHGYGVRFLPIGSEDPEVGAPTQMGVFSR from the coding sequence GTGCTCGACCTAGGCTGCGGCGAAGGCAAGCTACTGCGCGCCCTGTTGGGGGAGAAGTTCGTCCAGCGCACGGTCGGCGTCGACGTGTCGTACCGTGCGCTCGAGATCGCGCGCCGCAAGCTGCACTTGGAGGACATGGCGCCTCGCAAGCGCGAGCGGATCGATCTCATCCAGGGCTCGCTGACGTACCGAGATGCGCGTCTTTCCGGCTTTGACGCGGCGTGCCTGGTCGAAGTCATCGAGCACGTCGACGAACCTCGGCTCTGCGCTCTTGAGCGCACCGTCTTCGAGTTCGCGCGGCCCCGCATGGTGATCGTGACGACACCGAACGTGGAATACAACGTCCGCTTCGCCAATCTGGAAGCGGGCCGACTGCGTCATCGCGACCACCGCTTCGAGTGGACGCGGGGCGAGTTCGAGGCATGGGCACTAGGTGCGGCCGAGCGCCACGGCTACGGTGTGCGGTTTCTGCCCATCGGTAGCGAGGATCCGGAAGTCGGAGCACCGACCCAAATGGGGGTGTTTTCACGATGA